DNA from Anticarsia gemmatalis isolate Benzon Research Colony breed Stoneville strain chromosome 23, ilAntGemm2 primary, whole genome shotgun sequence:
AAAATGCTCTATTGTTAAAGGGAGATCACAGGAGAGCTCACAGGAACGAGGTGGCTCCGAGCTGGTCAAAGTCAACCAGAATAGTTTAATTCAAGTGCTTGAGACTGCATTATCGAGTCCAATATTGGTTGTGCCAAATTAGGACCGGCAAAGAGCTAGCTCGTTTTCATAAGAGACGTCCTTATTAATCGACTGAATATACATAGCGGGTTGCAACATAGTATTATACTCAAATACTGTCgcttcaaataatttaaactatacGTAACGTTTGAGTATTTTACTATATGCCGTGGCTTCGGGGACAGTCGTCGTGGCCTCAACTATGTCTTATGTCTAGTAGCCTTAAGAAACCAAGTCCAAAATGTCATAAGTTTGATAAAGACTTAATCTCATTTTATTTGGTCTcgcttttaaatagttttaagacCATGCTCAACCTAAAGGGTAGTTAGTTTGGATAGAGCGTAGGTATTCGGGGACGAGTGGTTAACCCTCCTAAATTACGAtctgaaaatgataattttaatggaaatttTCGAGGGACTGACGTGAAGGTCGTTCTAGAAACTTCTGTCCTCTTGGCCATGGTCTGAAGCCAATTATACGCATCGTGTAAACCTAAGAGAACTTACGAACGCTAGAATTTTGTAGGTAGTAAAAATGCATGAATATAATCATAATAGcgattgttattttgttttgtttattattagtcAATGTTTAGATGAATTGAGATTTTAGTGGATAGACACGTTGTTCGCAAATATTTTCGTACGTTGTCGATGTTGGTTAGATGTGGACCCTATATGCAATGCAGGCAAAAATGcgttttgttaatgtttatgaAGATTGTTGGAAATAgtttaaatttacataaaattgcgAGTGATAAATCGGCTTTCATTGGGTCCTGACGGATCCATTATCTGAAGGCAGTGGGTGGTTATATTTGATACGAATTTAGTGATAGTATAAAACGCATTTTTGTACGCAGAAGGCATTAATATATGTAGTAAACTCGTAACAGTAGCTCggtattttcatattaaaatattgctcAAATCCTATTGCGTGAAATCCCTCGcgagatttttaaattatatcctGCATTTTGTATGGCCTAATCCTCTCCTTGTGTCCTTGCAAACGTGCAAGAAAGTTGATTGTATCATGAAGTTGGGGTTTCATCACgaaatttctcaatagttgtTAAATGTACCAGAGCTTCTGTTCGCAGAGTGTTACTGTTAACTCGAAGTTTATCCTCACACAGATGGTTTGCTCCTAAAATCCTGAATGTACAAAAATGTGTGAAGCACCACGCTAGTGAGTTCAgctagatgttttatttttgttaggaaTGTGTAGTCGTGTATTACACCATTAGCAAGACTGGATAATGGTTCtcttattatttaatctttagCTTTCGCGAGTCTCGACTTCTGTCGGTTACCTTAAAATAATTCCCGagttttgtatttagttttaacATAATGTTCCTCGTTTGAACGCCGGTGACATGCCCGGTGACGGATACATGCGGCGAGTCGCATTTATAAGACAGTGCGTCGTATTGTTGGGTCCGTGTTAAAGCGTCTCGAGTTGGCGTTCAAATATGCTTCAGTGTATCTCGGAATAACCGAGTATTTTTATGTGAATGTGGATCAATCTTAGAGCTTTATcgaatttgataataatttatggatgaatatttataaaaaaaggattaaccgaacaagaaaaaaaactcGGTAGTGAAATACATAAAACTCACTGTTTAGATAGTTATTCCTGCAAAATTGTGTATTGTAGTTggttttttatctattttaaacGATGCTAGTTGTGTAGTGAACGATATCGATATGAGCCTTCGCCAGTAGGTGAGGAGATAGATATAGGTGGATATACGGTCCTAAAGCTTATAGTACGAATCTAATAGttacatgttttaaaatatatccgTATAAAGAATCCTCGTTTAGAAGAAAGTGTAACTATTTAGCATAATAATCGATGTGTCAGTCGTTTCTTAGGTGAGGGATAGTTGTACGGGGTGTGTGGGCGGTGACTGCATGAGGGCCGTGTCCCACGTGTCGCGCCCCGCGGTGGGCGCCACTAACGCGTGCACAAATACTCTATTctaattaaatgaattttaatcaCTTTTTGATACTGTGGATTCGTAGTTCCGTGGGGTGTGAAGCTATGggatgtttcttttttaatattagttgcAAATGATAGTATTTATAGTTGAATGAGTGTGGACAATAAGGGTGGTTAGTCCTACTAGGTAGTCTATTGTGATAATTTCAAGCCAGTCGCCGCGGCGCCACGGTCTACCACCATTTTAATCTTACTCTATTAGGTTCTTAAGTTTAACATTGCTTCTACGAGGTTTTGCCGTAACACATAGgcagattgtttttttttctattgggTATTTAGTGGATTTGATATTTTGAGCCATTGTTTAGTGTTGCATAGTCTACTAATATTTTTGCTACTCGTCAATACGCGTACAGTGAATAGTTCTGTCCAATTTATAGGAATGGCATCATGAATTTTATACGTGAGGACCAAATCTGGTTTTTTGTATTCAATTGTGAgttgaataaatgaaaaaaataataaaaaaatataaaaaatgggAAATACAGGATTTATTTTGCCAGTTCCTCTTAAATGTAAGTGagaatttctaaaatatttttctagttgATAAGTGTTGGTGAattaattttttacatattttaggtAACTGGTGTGCGTACACAAGTATTAAAACACAGGTTTTTGAGCACGGggaaaaaattgtttatttttttctcactGTTTTTTTCTCTGTTCAGGAATTGCGCCACTCGGATTTGTTAGTGCATACGTAACTGAATAGTTTATAATGTGGTGCTAAACACTACTTGTCGACAccaataagtatattatattataatttaagttttaagtgACAGTGTTTTATTCAGTTAAACAAGACAAATGTAATGGGATATTTGTATTAAGTCTTTATTTGTTCAGTGTTTGAAATCTCACTACATTTAGTCCGTCTACAGTGTACTACAGTTTTCTAATAGTTTGCcataacaataaatgtattaaaatataccaaACGAATtgagcttttaaataaaaatgttaatctCGCATCGATGTTTGCGCTGAGAATGGTGAGTCAGACGCGACGCGAGACCGCTTCGAACATATTACAATGTTAACGTACTATTAATTTAGCATTTCTCTAAACACTGCCACTGTTGAAAATGCCCATTATAACTGCATtctgtttttattatcattgtttcttgttatatttttgttgtttttagcAAAGCTTTGTAGGCGCGaacactattataataaaaaataatatataaacaaataatagatTGATGATCGCTAGTCCTTATCTCATGTATAACTTTGGATCTGTCCgtgtaataaagaaaaaaaattaataggtgttttttaagatacttaatgaatatacctatataatgaatacaaaatattactgtCTGTGGTGAATATCGAATTTTATGAgcttattaaaacttaattccGTGGTTATCGGTATTTGCGACGATCGTCGTTGTGGTGTGCTAATAATGTATACTTTGATAATGCACGTCTCTGTTAAGACGTCACCCTGTACCTGTTATCAAacgatcagtattatttgtcAATCTTTATAAAGCACGGATGTCAATCTTAGGGCGTTTATACACCAGACGTAGAATCAATACGTATAAGCTTCTATGTTGCGAACGTACACGTGCGTGCACGTTTGGTTATGAACGTATACGCTCATGTACGTttgtatttactaaataatatacgCTTATACAGAAAATATAGTCGGTGTCAAGTCGCTCCTACGACACAAACAATATTCTAAAACCTAAAAGCACGCTTGACAAGAGCGTAAAGAATGGCTTGCTTCAGTAAGCATCAATTgctaattaatacattttctaatcAACTTGCTCGATAAACAATATTGATCGTTTGAAAATAGGCATTCTTACCAAGTTTACCACGggaaacagttaaaaaaatataactatatagATATTATCACTACACagtccaaataaataaattctagtAATTTTATGAATCTTCGTCGTTTCGTGGTAATTTTGATAGGAATAAAACTGTTAGCACATTTTGAATGTAACTGAAATAGCTTTAAGGATACAGATTTATATATGTTTGTCTAAAGTCAGCTTTGTCTTTTTGATGCACTATGTAACATTATTGTAAGGTTTTACCATGGGAATGTTTATGGTTATGGGTATTTAAGCAAGGTATATTATGGTGTGATGAGTGTGATTACGCTTTGTGGCATTTAGATTGTTCCCATGGTAATATCGTCGTGTTACCATGTAAAAGTAAATACGTACCTATATTGTAATGTCCAAatcattattactattataaatgtcctaaaaaattcgaaaaaaaaatctattttagaaTCGTCTGGTTTTGTACTAATTTGCTTACTCAAGACTTGAAAactttgtgtaataataaatgttgagatgtaattttatttttatataaaacggcCGCTTTAGAGTAGTCGAGACGCGCATTATCGAAAGCGTAACactaatttttcaaaaaaaagtttgtaacgAAGCTATTGTATTTCATAAGATGCCAAGTTAGCTCGCATGGACCAAGGATATAATAAGAAGTAGCTCACATCACGCTGACGGTATAGCATTTTACATAgatggtttaaataaaaatattttgaaggtgTCCTCTTCTTCATGTTAGATCCGTGTATACAGTAATTTTGTGATTAAATGTTAGAATTACGCGGCATGGTGACAAGCGACAGACTGATTTTAGAGCAGGTTTTAACGGACGCGGCGTATGTCGCAGGATCTGCTCTTGCGCAGTATTATAGTGTGGGTAGTTATGTGCATTATATTCTTTGTGAgaaattattacacgaacgcTTTAGCTGTGAATAGGAATTGAACGTAGTTTATAGGTCTGGTTCTTGGATAGGAGTTTAGTCTCGATATTAGGAAGTGTTTGTTGACCAAAGCATATCTGTTAATGTATGAGTGAAAATTGTTAAGACAATGTGATTATGAAAATCATTGAACGATGTTTTGCACAAATATGAAATAAGCTCGCGTTGGGCGCCAATAGTGTTATAATTTGTAATGGTTTGTGGGTACTTCGAAACGGGATGTTTCTAGAAGCATGTATTCAAGAACTAATCGCGCAGGTTGACAATAGTAGCTGTAATTAGATGAAAAATTCAGATATATCATTTCAATTGgcattcaaacaaaataagtaCAAATTCATGAATGTATTAAAAACCATGTATTcgcatttattttgatattttattgttttaagataaaatggaTTGTATAGTAAGTTCTAGAAACGTGCCGTTTCGCTAGTCCcatataagtttaaaaagtcGCACTTATGAATTGATTAATCGAATTTTATTTGACTGAAACTGACTTCATATTGACATACAAATTAGTTATATTTGACATTGCACATAACTACCCTCCGGATAATAAtgtagagaaaataaataaaatatccattAGGCGTATCGGTGTTATGAATCTAGTtcacaatttatatattattaaaaaataaataatagtctaCTATGCCAAGTATCTGTTCGAATGTTGTGAAAAATATAAGTGTTAATAAATGTTGTATCCGAGATAATAGAATATTGTTTATCGGAATAGTAGTTGATGCTAGATGCAGTCTTGATTTTTTCTTACTAATGTTTTGTTACTGTTTTGGCACTGTATTAATTACCttctgacaaaaaatatataatgaataaaatgttttgtgcagttttattttttaccttcaACTGAGAAATTTACATAACACTAATACATACTCCATACAGTCAATTAAGATTGCGCACATGGTTTTGGCTTGGGCTTCAATGGTATTAGCGCTTGTGGATACTATACTACACATCACAATATCTTGGGTTCGCCGCCTGAGTCACgcagtttgttttattttcatccGATACAAAAGTAAATCTGATACACAATCGTGTACTTTTAATACATATTGTAGCTGATATAACTACACATAACATAAAATTCTAAGATGTTTTGGTAATTAGGGCCAccacaataaaaaatgtcaatcaatcaatcaaacactAGTAATCTATatacaacataatttattaacaaatatctACAGTTAACTAATCATCATACTTCATAACAACTTTTCCTAACTTTCCTTTAGGCACATCAATAGGTTTCAACGTGTCTGTCACTATACCGGTCGCTACAGTGACATTGTTCTCTCTGATTGTGAACGGCTGGCCGTTTGTCATCACCATGTCTTCAAGAAGGGTTAGGTAGACTTCTCCGTGGTCACCTGGCATCATCATGTTCATTGAAGGATCTGGAAAGAAGTAAAGGTaagttcattaattatttaagcaATATACCTCACTGAGTGGTATAGGTACGGTTGGTTTTcagaacattttataattactataacaATTATCGTACTAACTGACAACCTTCGAACTTGGGAAGGTGAAATCTAgcattaattaaacataaatattccaGCAATATAAGGAACTAGACGGTTTGTAAGTTTGTAGGCATCATATTAGCGTACTTATACGTTACAGTGTTTACAGGTGTCTTGCCCGAGAGCGAGGTAATAGCGTATTGAAATTTATGATGagatgtttaaaaaattatgttcTTCATCTATAGCTCAAAATACAAAACGAGATCCAGATTTCGCTGATCGTAACTATCAAActtcaaaaactaaatttttttgttaatactaCCAGTTTCTAGGTAATTAGTCATTGAATTCGTATCAAATGCATACATCAATTTATAGAGCAAAAGGTATAAAGTTGTTAAGAAAATTATCTTACCTAAATCAATCCTGCAAGCAATGTTCCAAGTACCACTGAACATTTGCTGTGCATATTTAGAAAAGATCGGCTTCTTCCTTCCACCCTCGCCTCTCGTTAGAAAGTAAATCTTTGCTTTATAATGATTGCTCATTTGACAACTCTTGGCCGCTACTAACAACATTCCGGTTTCAACCGATTTTATCTTTATACCTCGGAGCAGAACGCCTACATTGTCACCAGCTAAAGCCTggaaaaattagaaaaaacatatattatagcCTCTAGATTATGAAATagtttagtgttttaaaaattgaatCGTACGCCTCTAGTGctgaaagcatttttttacttgaactttttttttatcctGGTCCTATAAAGTGATACCAGTTTTTTTAATACGCATTAGTGGTACAGACATTATTCCGATCTTGAATTAAATGCCTATCCATTTGATTTGATATATTCCAGATGCTATCGCAATCAACCTAGACGTCAAAAGTTGGTGTACAAATAAACCTAGAGCTTTCAACCTGCAGTAAGAGACTAACAATATACTTCATTCACTATGTAGGTACTCAGTAAATCATAAAAGTTTACgtaaaaacagttttagaaGCCTATAGTCATACCTCAGGCACACTCTTCTTAAAGATTTGCACATCTGACagtgttgttttaatattgtaccCAAAGCCAAGTAAATCAGCATCGTCGTTTCTTTTCATAATACCTCGTTTTATCGTTCCAATGACTACGGTACCTCTCCCTGGGACTGTGAAGGCATTATCTATAGGCATAAGGAATGGGGACTTTAAGTCCCGCACTATTGTTGGTACGTATTTGTCCATGGTGGATAGGAGTTCGCGTATTGAAGGGGCACCTgtaagaaaagattttttaaaggcaaatttttgaaatatgacCATGAAATGCTTATGCTATTAAGTGCACTATGTATGCATTCTAAAGCTTAACCTGGCCATGGTCTTTTTAAtggagaaaaataataacacctAAGTCTGGAAGAGGGTTTTCTGAACCTACTCTGAAAGATAAGGTTTGCTTTTTGTTCACTAGTGCACTAATCCATATACAAATCTATATCCCCTATGGATAAAAGATGTGCTATTTTGtatgtgttatgtatgtacaaatcagtattacaattaaaaaaaggCAGTACCTACCATACTCAGTTTCATCACCATTCAAAGCCTTCAGTGCCGACCCACAAACCATAGGCACAGTGTTTCCATCAAAGCCAAAATCTGATAGCAGCTCTCTCATCTCAATCTCCACAAGCTCTAATAACTGGAAACACAcacaaaaagtaatttcatatcaaaatagtgtttattagggataaataaataaatatcattggacaactcacaacatacggtcatttgattccaaactaagcagagcttgtactatggtaatcaaagaactgataaacatacttatgtacttctttacacatacttatatagatatattaacaaccaggctcagaacaaatacttgtgctcatcacacaaagatttgtcctgggtaggattcaaacccaccattTGCAGCACTACAGTAATTGCAGCAAGGTGACCACTATAACTATTGAATCATGACCTTTTATTGCTGAATTTAGTAATTAAACTCACCTCATTGTCAACTAAATCAGCCTTATTAATATACACCAGTATATATTTAATGCCAACTTGTTTAGCTAATAACAAATGTTCTCTAGTCTGAGGCATAGGTCCGTCATTGGCTGCTACAACTAAGATCGCAGCATCCATTTGAGATGCTCCCGATATCATGTTGCGGATGTAATCTGCATGGCCGGGACAGTCTGTGTGTGCGTAAGAACGGAGTTTCGTGCTGTAGCCGACGTGCGCTGCGTTTATTGTTATTCCTGTAAATATGGCAGATGTAAGTATGTTTCTTACAGTAGAAGTAggtattaatgaaaaataatatagcaTGTGAGTTTTGGCTGACAAAACTCTAGAAACTCTATTTTATAGACAAAAGTCACATGCATTATATGTCTCTATAGTGTCATTAAGTTAGGTCTCTTTTTGGTAAGTATATGTCCAGAAACAGTTGTCGTGATTTACATAAGCCTTTTTCCTTAACGGAAATTGATGTTATAATGTTCTGTGTAATAGAAATTATGTGACGGCTACATAAAACGTTATTTAACAGTCATCAAGGACAACAAACCTCTCGATTTTTCCTCCGGCGCTTTATCAATTTCATCGTAGGACACAAACTTCGCCAACCCATCCTTTTCCAATACCTTGGTTATAGCAGCAGTCAGGGTCGTCTTCCCATGGTCTACGTGCCCTATAGTTCCTATATTTACGTGTTTTTTCTCAGCAACTTCAGGCTGTGTTTTTGTACTGAATCCATTTCTAGAAATCTGAAATACGCCTACACATAACCTGCTTTTGGGGAGAAAACTATCTCTCAAAGGCAATTTTGTTCTAAATGTGCAATATAAAGCCCTTAACACTAGTCCCCCAgtcatgtttatataaatatttttagtttttcatttagattAAGTGATTTTTAGGTTATCGTTGTGTTGACAAGATTTTGACAAGTGACAGATGATATAAAATTCGTGTAGTAACAGGACCGTCAAATATAGTTAGATTAAATCAGCACGAACTCTTTGTTTATTAATGAATTTTGTAACAGCATCACACCTTTATTACCTACGAAAGTGTCGGTAGAAGTAATATGTGAATTATATATGTTTATTCACttatttattcgaaatcaaaCGAAATCTTTCAAATTAACAACTTTATTTCAAGTTTAGGAGCATATCCACTGAGTAGACATCTTTAGTGCATCTACCATTAGTAAACGGAATATATTTCGCTGTatatatcaatttgttttatattgcttAATTAAGTCTAATAGAACATGCCATTTAGTAACACCTACAGTACAATCTGAACTAATACATTTAACTCAAATATTACTAGTACAAAGCAAAGGCAGCGGCAGTAGTTACAATAAGTAtaacgtaataatataatacacttCTAGACAGTATAATAATCACAAGTCTGAAgacattatacttatttattattataattacacattttatatttgaaaattgcCTACTTATCCATAGGACATTATATCAATGAAGTTCTTGAACACTCTTGATACTTATgagcattttaaaataacctgTCATTAAGTGCATTTTGCAATGCCgtatatttaattgtttgatactttagtatattttttttctatattatcgagtatattattgtttgttaacAGTCATTTTAGACTTATTTTATAGCTTAAATAACCCCTAGCCGTAAACATTAATTTCTAGTGGCTAAGTTTGAACAATCTTGTGTACCTAGAATGTtactgaacatttttatttacaatcttaACTTTAGCTCGTAGGAAAACTATTTAAACCTATCATAGGTAACAGATTATTTAAGTCAACTATACATAATTTGCGTAGTTAATTAAGTTTAAGATTGCATAATGCGTAATTGTAACTGCATCCAATAAGGGGACTgctaaaaataaagcaaaaaacgTGAgccaaaaatatctactaatcaaaataaaaaacacaaaataattttcaagtattttaataacttaaaacattCTCGTTGCACGACATTAAATAATACGTAACTGGAATAAAATAGGTCAATATATTGccaattttttaaacaaaaaatattttttaacaatagttGCGCTTACTTGAAACTAGATGTCGCTGCTTTAAACTTGATAGAGTATTTATCATAAATTTTT
Protein-coding regions in this window:
- the LOC142983220 gene encoding elongation factor Tu-like; this encodes MTGGLVLRALYCTFRTKLPLRDSFLPKSRLCVGVFQISRNGFSTKTQPEVAEKKHVNIGTIGHVDHGKTTLTAAITKVLEKDGLAKFVSYDEIDKAPEEKSRGITINAAHVGYSTKLRSYAHTDCPGHADYIRNMISGASQMDAAILVVAANDGPMPQTREHLLLAKQVGIKYILVYINKADLVDNELLELVEIEMRELLSDFGFDGNTVPMVCGSALKALNGDETEYGAPSIRELLSTMDKYVPTIVRDLKSPFLMPIDNAFTVPGRGTVVIGTIKRGIMKRNDDADLLGFGYNIKTTLSDVQIFKKSVPEALAGDNVGVLLRGIKIKSVETGMLLVAAKSCQMSNHYKAKIYFLTRGEGGRKKPIFSKYAQQMFSGTWNIACRIDLDPSMNMMMPGDHGEVYLTLLEDMVMTNGQPFTIRENNVTVATGIVTDTLKPIDVPKGKLGKVVMKYDD